The Vespa velutina chromosome 4, iVesVel2.1, whole genome shotgun sequence genome has a window encoding:
- the LOC124948823 gene encoding protein kibra isoform X1 gives MDRQYTLCVLVPAHQYRTYVDNYHQQYHRLNHRFVQQRQQQRRDIQQQQPQQQHQHQHQHQHQHQHQHQHQHQHQHQHQHQHQHQHQHQHQHQHQHQHQQQYFQHQQEQIYENVVSQYRMRMCYHNDYENDEQIQRFYWEQCHRQDDTDATAYYYCEYAKKEIYDVKQQRLCLAQDEYNHLNNALTTLGASRTSLCSSSSSLSTKYDPDLLKSDVALARSRVSRLKRELEQIRAEMNCTQRGVDTLASVEQKLSGHHGGCYNITEAQAIMTELRNIQKSLSSGEKEKAELMQSLAQLKDELTRLQLCEGSPEASTLSLPQEKLSTASQTDLSGELVPIGTRLAEMARMRLQYDEARKRIQHIQQQLADLEEKVTPGQTESDKDKLLLFQEKEQLLRELRSITPRTRTQQDMKKIQCEIRRLEQDLNNALELSNKTITDRVRLHEEKQMLLQQLRDALRSMAMLEGQLKSLSASTLSVSSSSSLGSLSTTSSKGSLSSGLSFTDIYGGPQCLGSVSSQQDRPVDMVDLHRRVERLLRGSEQNNHVSTPSPGRSQPSLSPRSSLSSVSPPVSPLYENAPMGPPPAYEQVELQRRQQRSVLSSSVPSCAHLDGSQLEDRLAELRLSQQQSTSQEQAALPPHDRLKLVVGPHPPVELQSGNMSQGSGLGRPAATLPGCTMQLQEPPPLSPISETPPPTGIRSRASSSGTNTRSVSAAVSDESVAGDSGVFEASNRRRLSGLIGDVDPLVSGEMSLETAQVQIKLRYSMSDGLLHIGIERARNLAALFIPNNAQVYIKAALLPMQPPVNQMCCTKAVTDLRKPTFGETFPVAVPLNKLYTKTLQVNVWCSGNEFEECLGSAQVSLADFSPESPSVKWYNILSFRFMQPSDSPSTSTGNSASTSIAKQAKHDKQESDISVYRGTQNTKEESSDESTIISSQTSTLTRNQGCDELQTAVSLRLEELANCLGSPEEEDEDGGTDSGSEDSEEEGIIVEFMMEDNVLEDVLEHEEEEELNEETRRTQDKETNTECIFIPEQGKQRKLSAAGMVPGAIHDDKNSIVIKRSQTFSPSAAVSKNHYICRLNRSDSDSSMPLYRRGGPFQRNSVERRSLRWRRPSSALSCKTTSKKSSHLPPTARTSLDLELDLQAQHARLNNLQDELSRLRELKQRLEQAREKGDTDLASWLLEDHKFQNLMAQAENGRNGKSAEDKKVEKMLKKTSKEIYKLRKTKAGKGKPDIISFKEKMAFFTRVNVNVPALPPDDLHPESSMMSTDTCSILHRRYMSEPVSSESVSDMSMRLNIGNTIAMRSSASAMGNDTSAGLTEDRLANGGTTNKSVNSKGRPSDHSSRATENGQNEDSKGSEDNGNGEPKRYEYVVDRVLGVEV, from the exons ATGGACCGTCAGTACACTCTCTGTGTACTCGTACCGGCGCACCAGTACCGCACGTACGTTGATAATTATCATCAGCAATACCACCGTCTAAATCACCGATTCGTCCAACAACGCCAGCAACAACGTCGTGACATTCAACAACAGCAGCCGCAACAACAGCACCAACACCAGCATCAGCATCAAcaccagcaccagcaccagcaccagcaccaacatcaacatcaacaccagcaccagcaccagcaccagcaccagcaccagcaccagcaTCAACACCAGCACCAAcaccagcaccagcagcaATACTTTCAACACCAACAGGAACAGATCTACGAGAACGTCGTCTCTCAGTATCGGATGAGAATGTGTTACCATAACGATTATGAGAATGATGAGCAGATTCAACGTTTTTATTGGGAACAGTGTCATCGGCAAGATGACACTGACGCTACTGCCTATTATTATTGCGAATAT GCAAAGAAGGAGATTTACGACGTGAAGCAACAGAGGCTGTGTCTGGCTCAAGATGAGTACAATCACCTCAACAACGCTCTAACGACGCTTGGTGCATCGCGTACCAGCT TATGTTCCAGCTCGAGTTCGTTGAGCACCAAGTACGATCCAGATCTACTGAAATCCGATGTCGCGCTTGCGAGGAGCCGAGTGTCCCGGCTTAAACGAGAACTCGAACAAATTCGAGCGGAGATGAACTGCACGCAACGAGGAGTCGACACACTTGCTAG cGTTGAACAAAAGTTGAGCGGTCATCATGGAGGTTGTTACAATATTACGGAAGCTCAGGCGATCATGACAGAGCTACGTAATATTCAAAAGTCTTTGAGTTccggtgaaaaagaaaaggccgAATTGATGCAATCGTTGGCACAATTAAAAGACGAGTTAACGAGGCTGCAACTCTGCGAGGGTAGCCCGGAGGCTAGTACTCTGAGTTTACCACAGGAAAAGCTCAGTACCGCCTCTCAAACAGATCTTTCCGGTGAATTGGTGCCAATTGGTACGAGGCTTGCCGAAATGGCAAGAATGAGGCTACAGTACGACGAGGCGAGGAAGAGGATACAACATATTCAACAGCAGCTGGCCGATCTTGAAGAGAAAGTGACTCCTGGTCAGACAGAAAGCGACAAGGACAAGTTGCTACTCTTTCAGGAGAAGGAACAGTTGCTGAGAGAGTTGCGTAGTATAACTCCAAGGACGAGGACTCAACAGGACATGAAAAAGATACAGTGCGAGATACGACGTCTCGAGCAAGATCTTAATAATGCCCTGGAATTGTCAAACAAGACGATCACGGACAGGGTGAGATTGCATGAAGAGAAGCAAATGTTGCTTCAACAGCTGAGAGACGCTTTGCGTTCGATGGCGATGTTGGAGGGACAATTAAAGAGTCTCAGTGCTAGTACGCTATCCGTGAGCAGTAGTTCGAGTCTCGGTAGCCTTAGTACAACGAGTAGTAAAGGATCTCTCAGTTCTGGACTTAGTTTCACCGATATTTACGGTGGACCACAGTGCTTGGGATCCGTCAGCTCGCAACAAGATCGACCAGTTGATATGGTTGATTTACACAGGCGTGTCGAACGATTACTGAGAGGCTCGGAACAGAACAATCACGTTAGTACACCTTCTCCGGGTAGATCTCAACCCAGTCTTTCGCCACGGTCGAGTCTTTCGAGCGTTAGTCCACCGGTTTCGCCTCTTTACGAAAATGCTCCAATGGGTCCACCGCCTGCATACGAGCAAGTGGAACTACAGAGGAGACAACAGAGGTCAGTTTTATCATCGAGTGTTCCTTCCTGTGCTCATTTGGATGGTAGTCAGCTCGAGGATAGACTGGCCGAACTCAGGCTAAGTCAGCAACAAAGCACGTCTCAAGAGCAAGCTGCTCTTCCTCCTCATGATCGCCTCAAACTTGTCGTTGGTCCCCATCCTCCCGTCGAATTACAATCAGGCAACATGTCCCAAGGTAGCGGCCTAGGTAGGCCTGCTGCAACCCTTCCTGGATGTACCATGCAATTACAAGAACCACCACCTTTATCGCCTATCAGCGAGACACCACCACCTACGGGTATACGTTCTAGGGCTAGTAGTTCTGGCACGAATACCAGATCCGTTTCTGCTGCTGTTTCCGACGAAAGCGTTGCCGGTGATTCAGGTGTCTTCGAGGCATCGAATCGTCGAAGGCTTTCTGGATTAATCGGAGATGTCGATCCTCTCGTATCTGGTGAAATGAGTTTAGAAACGGCCCAAGTACAGATTAAACTTAG GTACTCAATGAGCGATGGCCTCCTTCATATTGGCATCGAACGTGCACGAAATCTGGCTGCCCTTTTTATACCGAACAATGCACAAGT ATATATAAAAGCTGCGTTATTGCCAATGCAACCACCTGTTAATCAAATGTGTTGTACAAAAGCAGTGACGGATCTTCGAAAGCCAACATTCGGCGAAACTTTTCCGGTCGCTGTTCCTTTGAACAAGCTCTATACAAAGACGCTGCAGGTAAATGTTTGGTGCAGCGGCAACGAGTTTGAGGAGTGCTTG GGGTCCGCCCAAGTCTCGCTTGCAGACTTCAGTCCAGAGTCGCCGAGCGTAAAATGGTACAACATACTTTCCTTTCGCTTCATGCAACCGTCCGATAGTCCTAGTACCAGTACTGGTAATAGTGCTTCAACTAGTATAGCGAAACAGGCTAAGCACGACAAACAGGAGTCAGATATTTCGGTTTATCGTGGAACACAAAATACCAAGGAAGAAAGTAGCGACGAAAGTACCATCATTAGTTCTCAAACATCGACGTTGACGAGAAATCAAGGTTGCGATGAACTCCAAACCGCTGTATCTTTGAGGCTAGAAGAACTAGCAAATTGTTTGGGTAGCCCGGAGGAAGAAGACGAGGACGGTGGTACCGACAGTGGCAGCGAAGACAGCGAAGAAGAAGGTATCATCGTGGAATTCATGATGGAAGATAACGTTCTGGAAGATGTTTTAGAGCATGAG gaggaagaagagcTTAACGAAGAAACAAGACGGACTCAGGATAAAGAGACCAACAcagaatgtatttttattccgGAACAAGGCAAACAGAGAAAACTTTCGGCAGCTGGCATGGTACCGGGTGCTATTCACGATGATAAGAATTCTATCGTGATAAAGAGAAGTCAAACATTTTCACCGAGTGCTGCTGTCAGCAAGAATCATTACATCTGTCGT CTCAATCGAAGTGATAGCGACAGTAGCATGCCACTCTATCGTAGAGGTGGACCCTTTCAACGAAATTCTGTAGAAAGGCGTTCATTACGTTGGAGGCGACCATCGTCGGCTTTAAGTTGTAAAACAACCTCAAAGAAGTCCAGTCACTTGCCTCCAACCGCCAGGACCTCATTAGATCTCGAGTTAGATCTTCAAGCGCAACACGCCAGGCTTAACAATCTTCAAGACGAACTTAGCAGGTTGCGAGAATTAAAACAACGTTTGGAACAAGCACGCGAGAAGGGTGATACGGATCTGGCTAGTTGGTTATTGGAAGATCACAAGTTCCAAAATCTAATGGCACAAGCTGAAAATGGTAGGAACGGAAAGAGTGCGGAAGATAAGAAGGTAGAGAAAATGTTGAAGAAAACGTCGAAGGAAATATATAAGTTGAGAAAGACAAAGGCCGGGAAAGGGAAGCCCGACATTATCTCTTTTAA AGAAAAAATGGCATTCTTCACACGTGTTAATGTGAACGTTCCTGCCCTCCCACCAGACGATTTACACCCAGAAAGTTCAATGATGTCCACAGATACGTGCTCGATATTGCACAGGAGATACATGTCCGAACCAGTAAGCAGTGAAAGTGTTTCAGACATGTCCATGCGATTGAACATTGGTAACACAATCGCTATGAGAAGCAGTGCTAGTGCCATGGGTAACGATACTAGTGCCGGTTTGACAGAGGATCGTTTGGCAAACGGTGGCACCACGAACAAAAGCGTCAATTCGAAAGGGCGGCCGAGCGATCATAGCTCGCGTGCCACGGAGAATGGTCAGAATGAAGACTCGAAAGGCTCCGAGGATAATGGCAACGGGGAGCCAAAGAGATATGAGTATGTTGTTGATAGGGTTCTCGGCGTCGAAGTTTAA
- the LOC124948823 gene encoding protein kibra isoform X2, producing MPRRRNGEIPLPEGWDVAQDFDGKVYFIDHNTRKTTWIDPRDRFTKPQTFADCIGNELPLGWEEAYDKHVGAYYINHVNQTTQLEDPRQEWRAIQEAMLREYLQTAQDVLEAKKEIYDVKQQRLCLAQDEYNHLNNALTTLGASRTSLCSSSSSLSTKYDPDLLKSDVALARSRVSRLKRELEQIRAEMNCTQRGVDTLASVEQKLSGHHGGCYNITEAQAIMTELRNIQKSLSSGEKEKAELMQSLAQLKDELTRLQLCEGSPEASTLSLPQEKLSTASQTDLSGELVPIGTRLAEMARMRLQYDEARKRIQHIQQQLADLEEKVTPGQTESDKDKLLLFQEKEQLLRELRSITPRTRTQQDMKKIQCEIRRLEQDLNNALELSNKTITDRVRLHEEKQMLLQQLRDALRSMAMLEGQLKSLSASTLSVSSSSSLGSLSTTSSKGSLSSGLSFTDIYGGPQCLGSVSSQQDRPVDMVDLHRRVERLLRGSEQNNHVSTPSPGRSQPSLSPRSSLSSVSPPVSPLYENAPMGPPPAYEQVELQRRQQRSVLSSSVPSCAHLDGSQLEDRLAELRLSQQQSTSQEQAALPPHDRLKLVVGPHPPVELQSGNMSQGSGLGRPAATLPGCTMQLQEPPPLSPISETPPPTGIRSRASSSGTNTRSVSAAVSDESVAGDSGVFEASNRRRLSGLIGDVDPLVSGEMSLETAQVQIKLRYSMSDGLLHIGIERARNLAALFIPNNAQVYIKAALLPMQPPVNQMCCTKAVTDLRKPTFGETFPVAVPLNKLYTKTLQVNVWCSGNEFEECLGSAQVSLADFSPESPSVKWYNILSFRFMQPSDSPSTSTGNSASTSIAKQAKHDKQESDISVYRGTQNTKEESSDESTIISSQTSTLTRNQGCDELQTAVSLRLEELANCLGSPEEEDEDGGTDSGSEDSEEEGIIVEFMMEDNVLEDVLEHEEEEELNEETRRTQDKETNTECIFIPEQGKQRKLSAAGMVPGAIHDDKNSIVIKRSQTFSPSAAVSKNHYICRLNRSDSDSSMPLYRRGGPFQRNSVERRSLRWRRPSSALSCKTTSKKSSHLPPTARTSLDLELDLQAQHARLNNLQDELSRLRELKQRLEQAREKGDTDLASWLLEDHKFQNLMAQAENGRNGKSAEDKKVEKMLKKTSKEIYKLRKTKAGKGKPDIISFKEKMAFFTRVNVNVPALPPDDLHPESSMMSTDTCSILHRRYMSEPVSSESVSDMSMRLNIGNTIAMRSSASAMGNDTSAGLTEDRLANGGTTNKSVNSKGRPSDHSSRATENGQNEDSKGSEDNGNGEPKRYEYVVDRVLGVEV from the exons GCAAAGAAGGAGATTTACGACGTGAAGCAACAGAGGCTGTGTCTGGCTCAAGATGAGTACAATCACCTCAACAACGCTCTAACGACGCTTGGTGCATCGCGTACCAGCT TATGTTCCAGCTCGAGTTCGTTGAGCACCAAGTACGATCCAGATCTACTGAAATCCGATGTCGCGCTTGCGAGGAGCCGAGTGTCCCGGCTTAAACGAGAACTCGAACAAATTCGAGCGGAGATGAACTGCACGCAACGAGGAGTCGACACACTTGCTAG cGTTGAACAAAAGTTGAGCGGTCATCATGGAGGTTGTTACAATATTACGGAAGCTCAGGCGATCATGACAGAGCTACGTAATATTCAAAAGTCTTTGAGTTccggtgaaaaagaaaaggccgAATTGATGCAATCGTTGGCACAATTAAAAGACGAGTTAACGAGGCTGCAACTCTGCGAGGGTAGCCCGGAGGCTAGTACTCTGAGTTTACCACAGGAAAAGCTCAGTACCGCCTCTCAAACAGATCTTTCCGGTGAATTGGTGCCAATTGGTACGAGGCTTGCCGAAATGGCAAGAATGAGGCTACAGTACGACGAGGCGAGGAAGAGGATACAACATATTCAACAGCAGCTGGCCGATCTTGAAGAGAAAGTGACTCCTGGTCAGACAGAAAGCGACAAGGACAAGTTGCTACTCTTTCAGGAGAAGGAACAGTTGCTGAGAGAGTTGCGTAGTATAACTCCAAGGACGAGGACTCAACAGGACATGAAAAAGATACAGTGCGAGATACGACGTCTCGAGCAAGATCTTAATAATGCCCTGGAATTGTCAAACAAGACGATCACGGACAGGGTGAGATTGCATGAAGAGAAGCAAATGTTGCTTCAACAGCTGAGAGACGCTTTGCGTTCGATGGCGATGTTGGAGGGACAATTAAAGAGTCTCAGTGCTAGTACGCTATCCGTGAGCAGTAGTTCGAGTCTCGGTAGCCTTAGTACAACGAGTAGTAAAGGATCTCTCAGTTCTGGACTTAGTTTCACCGATATTTACGGTGGACCACAGTGCTTGGGATCCGTCAGCTCGCAACAAGATCGACCAGTTGATATGGTTGATTTACACAGGCGTGTCGAACGATTACTGAGAGGCTCGGAACAGAACAATCACGTTAGTACACCTTCTCCGGGTAGATCTCAACCCAGTCTTTCGCCACGGTCGAGTCTTTCGAGCGTTAGTCCACCGGTTTCGCCTCTTTACGAAAATGCTCCAATGGGTCCACCGCCTGCATACGAGCAAGTGGAACTACAGAGGAGACAACAGAGGTCAGTTTTATCATCGAGTGTTCCTTCCTGTGCTCATTTGGATGGTAGTCAGCTCGAGGATAGACTGGCCGAACTCAGGCTAAGTCAGCAACAAAGCACGTCTCAAGAGCAAGCTGCTCTTCCTCCTCATGATCGCCTCAAACTTGTCGTTGGTCCCCATCCTCCCGTCGAATTACAATCAGGCAACATGTCCCAAGGTAGCGGCCTAGGTAGGCCTGCTGCAACCCTTCCTGGATGTACCATGCAATTACAAGAACCACCACCTTTATCGCCTATCAGCGAGACACCACCACCTACGGGTATACGTTCTAGGGCTAGTAGTTCTGGCACGAATACCAGATCCGTTTCTGCTGCTGTTTCCGACGAAAGCGTTGCCGGTGATTCAGGTGTCTTCGAGGCATCGAATCGTCGAAGGCTTTCTGGATTAATCGGAGATGTCGATCCTCTCGTATCTGGTGAAATGAGTTTAGAAACGGCCCAAGTACAGATTAAACTTAG GTACTCAATGAGCGATGGCCTCCTTCATATTGGCATCGAACGTGCACGAAATCTGGCTGCCCTTTTTATACCGAACAATGCACAAGT ATATATAAAAGCTGCGTTATTGCCAATGCAACCACCTGTTAATCAAATGTGTTGTACAAAAGCAGTGACGGATCTTCGAAAGCCAACATTCGGCGAAACTTTTCCGGTCGCTGTTCCTTTGAACAAGCTCTATACAAAGACGCTGCAGGTAAATGTTTGGTGCAGCGGCAACGAGTTTGAGGAGTGCTTG GGGTCCGCCCAAGTCTCGCTTGCAGACTTCAGTCCAGAGTCGCCGAGCGTAAAATGGTACAACATACTTTCCTTTCGCTTCATGCAACCGTCCGATAGTCCTAGTACCAGTACTGGTAATAGTGCTTCAACTAGTATAGCGAAACAGGCTAAGCACGACAAACAGGAGTCAGATATTTCGGTTTATCGTGGAACACAAAATACCAAGGAAGAAAGTAGCGACGAAAGTACCATCATTAGTTCTCAAACATCGACGTTGACGAGAAATCAAGGTTGCGATGAACTCCAAACCGCTGTATCTTTGAGGCTAGAAGAACTAGCAAATTGTTTGGGTAGCCCGGAGGAAGAAGACGAGGACGGTGGTACCGACAGTGGCAGCGAAGACAGCGAAGAAGAAGGTATCATCGTGGAATTCATGATGGAAGATAACGTTCTGGAAGATGTTTTAGAGCATGAG gaggaagaagagcTTAACGAAGAAACAAGACGGACTCAGGATAAAGAGACCAACAcagaatgtatttttattccgGAACAAGGCAAACAGAGAAAACTTTCGGCAGCTGGCATGGTACCGGGTGCTATTCACGATGATAAGAATTCTATCGTGATAAAGAGAAGTCAAACATTTTCACCGAGTGCTGCTGTCAGCAAGAATCATTACATCTGTCGT CTCAATCGAAGTGATAGCGACAGTAGCATGCCACTCTATCGTAGAGGTGGACCCTTTCAACGAAATTCTGTAGAAAGGCGTTCATTACGTTGGAGGCGACCATCGTCGGCTTTAAGTTGTAAAACAACCTCAAAGAAGTCCAGTCACTTGCCTCCAACCGCCAGGACCTCATTAGATCTCGAGTTAGATCTTCAAGCGCAACACGCCAGGCTTAACAATCTTCAAGACGAACTTAGCAGGTTGCGAGAATTAAAACAACGTTTGGAACAAGCACGCGAGAAGGGTGATACGGATCTGGCTAGTTGGTTATTGGAAGATCACAAGTTCCAAAATCTAATGGCACAAGCTGAAAATGGTAGGAACGGAAAGAGTGCGGAAGATAAGAAGGTAGAGAAAATGTTGAAGAAAACGTCGAAGGAAATATATAAGTTGAGAAAGACAAAGGCCGGGAAAGGGAAGCCCGACATTATCTCTTTTAA AGAAAAAATGGCATTCTTCACACGTGTTAATGTGAACGTTCCTGCCCTCCCACCAGACGATTTACACCCAGAAAGTTCAATGATGTCCACAGATACGTGCTCGATATTGCACAGGAGATACATGTCCGAACCAGTAAGCAGTGAAAGTGTTTCAGACATGTCCATGCGATTGAACATTGGTAACACAATCGCTATGAGAAGCAGTGCTAGTGCCATGGGTAACGATACTAGTGCCGGTTTGACAGAGGATCGTTTGGCAAACGGTGGCACCACGAACAAAAGCGTCAATTCGAAAGGGCGGCCGAGCGATCATAGCTCGCGTGCCACGGAGAATGGTCAGAATGAAGACTCGAAAGGCTCCGAGGATAATGGCAACGGGGAGCCAAAGAGATATGAGTATGTTGTTGATAGGGTTCTCGGCGTCGAAGTTTAA